The Falco peregrinus isolate bFalPer1 chromosome 1, bFalPer1.pri, whole genome shotgun sequence genome has a window encoding:
- the LOC101922643 gene encoding cytosolic phospholipase A2 beta isoform X3: MNSVLSLGYSVLKKMKFCPIHMLSVRIIQAKNIKSRDLLTASDCYVRLWLPSASNGKLQTKTIKNSDNPVWNETFYFRIQREVENILELAVCDEDPLTKDDTQFTVLFNVARIRPGETLRETFALKSEKERCTKKWESLEVEFWIERIPGPPERLITNDVLVSREVCCLDVRVDINESRKYLQEGKNLVLTVPASHEGTQKSTEDTDTFYFHCVKAWEPVLKVRLQNVSDKEDENSNLSDTLTVPLKFLPVGHRVKVTLPVRHNVPLQLYLQLNDCTENLDVRFGYNLCQEEQEFLQKRKRVVASALKRVLHLERDLHGHEVPVIAVMATGGGLRAMSAMFGHLLALQKLNLLDCVTYLTGASGSTWTLADLYEHADWSQRTLEGPLKAVKEQVTKCKRNLMSVEHLKYYHKELAERAKAGHVSSFTTLWSLVQEMFLHERPRKYKLTDQRKALEHGQNPLPFYAVLNVKEEKFSTFKFREWAEFSPYEVAIPKYGASIRSEYFDSEFFMGRRVKKLPESRICYLEGLWTNIFTRNLLDGLYWSSNSNEFWERWAKDMVDIEKHSPEDDVTVIEPPSCLSGKLYEMFQDIMTKRPLLGKSHNFLRGLEFHKDYIHQKKFIEWKDTVLDAFPNNLTPLQKYLCLIDVGYFINTSGAALFKPERNVDVIISLDYGLGNVFKQLEMTYKYCKIQNIPFPKVELSKEEEENPKECYVFSDAEDPRAPIVIHFPLVNDTFKEFKEPGVKRCHSEIEEGKVNLENNCSPYYLIRLIYSSENFDKLVNLSKYNILNNKDLLLQALRSAVERRRSSRTGNLPGHSGAGYP; this comes from the exons ATGAACTCTGTTCTCTCACTTGGATACAGCGTATTAAAAAAG atgAAGTTTTGCCCCATCCACATGCTTTCTGTAAGAATCATACAAGCTAAGAACATCAAGTCAAGAGACCTGT tgacCGCATCAGACTGCTACGTGCGCTTGTGGCTGCCGTCTGCTTCAAATGGAAAGCTTCAGACCAAAACCATCAAGAATTCTGACAACCCTGTCTGGAATGAGACTTTCTACTTTAGGATCCAGAGAGAAGTTGAG AACATTTTAGAGTTGGCAGTGTGTGATGAAGATCCACTCACCAAAGATGACACACAGTTCACAGTTCTTTTTAATGTTGCTAGAATCAGACCTGGAGAGACGCTCCGTGAGACATTTGCTTTGAAATCAGAG aaagagAGGTGCACTAAGAAATGGGAGAGTTTGGAAGTGGAATTCTGGATAGAAAGAAT CCCTGGCCCTCCAGAGCGTCTCATTACCAATGATGTCCTAGTG TCCCGTGAGGTTTGTTGCTTGGATGTGCGAGTGGACATTAATGAAAGCAGGAAATATTTGCAAG AGGGCAAAAACCTGGTGCTTACGGTGCCTGCATCTCATGAGGGAACGCAGAAAAGTACAGAGGACACAGATACTTTCTACTTCCATTGCGTGAAGGCTTGGGAGCCGGTTCTCAAAGTCAGGCTGCAG aaTGTTTCTGATAAGGAAGATGAAAATAGCAATTTAAGTGACACCTTAACAGTACCACTGAAATTTCTCCCTGTTGGACACAGAGTGAAAGTAACTCTCCCTGTAAGACAT AATGTGCCACTGCAGTTGTACCTCCAGCTAAATGATTG cacagaaaatctAGATGTGCGCTTCGGGTACAATCTGTGCCAAGAAGAGCAAGAATTCCtgcaaaaaaggaagagagtGGTTGCCAGTGCCCTGAAAAGGGTTCTTCATCTGGAAAGAGATCTGCATGGACACGAG GTCCCGGTAATAGCTGTTATGGCAACAGGCGGAGGCCTCAGAGCAATGTCAGCTATGTTTGGCCACCTCTTAGCTCTTCAGAAGCTAAATCTGTTGGACTGTGTTACCTATCTCACCGGGGCTTCTGGCTCAACATG gaCCCTAGCAGATCTGTATGAGCATGCTGACTGGTCACAGAGGACTCTGGAGGGGCCACTTAAGGCAGTAAAAGAACAAGTGACAAAATGCAAGCGCAACCTTATGTCTGTAGAGCATCTGAAGTACTATCACAAGGAACTCGCTGAAAGGGCAAAAGCAGGACATGTGTCATCTTTTACAACTCTGTGGTCACTTGTTCAGGAAATGTTCTTACATGAACGG CCAAGAAAGTACAAACTCACAGACCAGCGCAAGGCATTGGAGCATGGACAAAACCCATTGCCTTTCTATGCAGTCCTCAatgtgaaagaggaaaagttCAGTACTTTCAAATTTAGAG AGTGGGCAGAGTTCTCTCCTTATGAGGTAGCCATACCAAAATACGGAGCCTCCATTCGTTCAGAATATTTTGACAGTGAGTTCTTCATGGGAAGGCGAGTGAAGAAGCTGCCAGAATCTCGGATCTGCTATCTGGAAG GTCTTTGGACAAACATCTTTACTAGGAACTTGCTCGATGGCTTGTACTGGTCCTCAAATTCAAATGAATTCTGGGAACGATGGGCCAAAGATATGGTAGATATAG aaaagcattccCCTGAGGATGATGTCACTGTCATCGAGCCTCCGTCTTGTTTGTCAGGGAAGTTGTATGAAATGTTTCAGGACATTATGACTAAGCGTCCACTACTGGGAAAATCTCATAACTTCCTGAGAGGCTTAGAATTTCATAAGGATTATATCCATCAGAAAAAATTTATTGAATGGAAAG acacTGTGCTGGATGCTTTCCCTAACAATCTGACACCACTGCAGAAATATCTTTGCCTGATAGATGTTGGCTATTTCATCAACACCAGTGGTGCAGCCCTTTTCAAGCCAGAGAGGAATGTAGACGTCATTATCTCACTTGATTATGGTCTGGGGAATGTGTTCAAG CAATTGGAGATGACGTACAAATATTGCAAGATACAAAATATCCCATTCCCCAAAGTGGAGCTAAGtaaagaagaggaggagaaccCAAAGGAATGTTACGTGTTTTCGGATGCAGAGGACCCCAGAGCACCCATAGTAATCCATTTTCCCCTGGTGAATGACACCTTTAAGGAATTCAAGGAGCCCG
- the LOC101922643 gene encoding cytosolic phospholipase A2 beta isoform X4, whose product MGSPPAQMKFCPIHMLSVRIIQAKNIKSRDLLTASDCYVRLWLPSASNGKLQTKTIKNSDNPVWNETFYFRIQREVENILELAVCDEDPLTKDDTQFTVLFNVARIRPGETLRETFALKSEKERCTKKWESLEVEFWIERIPGPPERLITNDVLVSREVCCLDVRVDINESRKYLQEGKNLVLTVPASHEGTQKSTEDTDTFYFHCVKAWEPVLKVRLQNVSDKEDENSNLSDTLTVPLKFLPVGHRVKVTLPVRHNVPLQLYLQLNDCTENLDVRFGYNLCQEEQEFLQKRKRVVASALKRVLHLERDLHGHEVPVIAVMATGGGLRAMSAMFGHLLALQKLNLLDCVTYLTGASGSTWTLADLYEHADWSQRTLEGPLKAVKEQVTKCKRNLMSVEHLKYYHKELAERAKAGHVSSFTTLWSLVQEMFLHERPRKYKLTDQRKALEHGQNPLPFYAVLNVKEEKFSTFKFREWAEFSPYEVAIPKYGASIRSEYFDSEFFMGRRVKKLPESRICYLEGLWTNIFTRNLLDGLYWSSNSNEFWERWAKDMVDIEKHSPEDDVTVIEPPSCLSGKLYEMFQDIMTKRPLLGKSHNFLRGLEFHKDYIHQKKFIEWKDTVLDAFPNNLTPLQKYLCLIDVGYFINTSGAALFKPERNVDVIISLDYGLGNVFKQLEMTYKYCKIQNIPFPKVELSKEEEENPKECYVFSDAEDPRAPIVIHFPLVNDTFKEFKEPGVKRCHSEIEEGKVNLENNCSPYYLIRLIYSSENFDKLVNLSKYNILNNKDLLLQALRSAVERRRSSRTGNLPGHSGAGYP is encoded by the exons ATGGGGAGCCCACCAGCCCAG atgAAGTTTTGCCCCATCCACATGCTTTCTGTAAGAATCATACAAGCTAAGAACATCAAGTCAAGAGACCTGT tgacCGCATCAGACTGCTACGTGCGCTTGTGGCTGCCGTCTGCTTCAAATGGAAAGCTTCAGACCAAAACCATCAAGAATTCTGACAACCCTGTCTGGAATGAGACTTTCTACTTTAGGATCCAGAGAGAAGTTGAG AACATTTTAGAGTTGGCAGTGTGTGATGAAGATCCACTCACCAAAGATGACACACAGTTCACAGTTCTTTTTAATGTTGCTAGAATCAGACCTGGAGAGACGCTCCGTGAGACATTTGCTTTGAAATCAGAG aaagagAGGTGCACTAAGAAATGGGAGAGTTTGGAAGTGGAATTCTGGATAGAAAGAAT CCCTGGCCCTCCAGAGCGTCTCATTACCAATGATGTCCTAGTG TCCCGTGAGGTTTGTTGCTTGGATGTGCGAGTGGACATTAATGAAAGCAGGAAATATTTGCAAG AGGGCAAAAACCTGGTGCTTACGGTGCCTGCATCTCATGAGGGAACGCAGAAAAGTACAGAGGACACAGATACTTTCTACTTCCATTGCGTGAAGGCTTGGGAGCCGGTTCTCAAAGTCAGGCTGCAG aaTGTTTCTGATAAGGAAGATGAAAATAGCAATTTAAGTGACACCTTAACAGTACCACTGAAATTTCTCCCTGTTGGACACAGAGTGAAAGTAACTCTCCCTGTAAGACAT AATGTGCCACTGCAGTTGTACCTCCAGCTAAATGATTG cacagaaaatctAGATGTGCGCTTCGGGTACAATCTGTGCCAAGAAGAGCAAGAATTCCtgcaaaaaaggaagagagtGGTTGCCAGTGCCCTGAAAAGGGTTCTTCATCTGGAAAGAGATCTGCATGGACACGAG GTCCCGGTAATAGCTGTTATGGCAACAGGCGGAGGCCTCAGAGCAATGTCAGCTATGTTTGGCCACCTCTTAGCTCTTCAGAAGCTAAATCTGTTGGACTGTGTTACCTATCTCACCGGGGCTTCTGGCTCAACATG gaCCCTAGCAGATCTGTATGAGCATGCTGACTGGTCACAGAGGACTCTGGAGGGGCCACTTAAGGCAGTAAAAGAACAAGTGACAAAATGCAAGCGCAACCTTATGTCTGTAGAGCATCTGAAGTACTATCACAAGGAACTCGCTGAAAGGGCAAAAGCAGGACATGTGTCATCTTTTACAACTCTGTGGTCACTTGTTCAGGAAATGTTCTTACATGAACGG CCAAGAAAGTACAAACTCACAGACCAGCGCAAGGCATTGGAGCATGGACAAAACCCATTGCCTTTCTATGCAGTCCTCAatgtgaaagaggaaaagttCAGTACTTTCAAATTTAGAG AGTGGGCAGAGTTCTCTCCTTATGAGGTAGCCATACCAAAATACGGAGCCTCCATTCGTTCAGAATATTTTGACAGTGAGTTCTTCATGGGAAGGCGAGTGAAGAAGCTGCCAGAATCTCGGATCTGCTATCTGGAAG GTCTTTGGACAAACATCTTTACTAGGAACTTGCTCGATGGCTTGTACTGGTCCTCAAATTCAAATGAATTCTGGGAACGATGGGCCAAAGATATGGTAGATATAG aaaagcattccCCTGAGGATGATGTCACTGTCATCGAGCCTCCGTCTTGTTTGTCAGGGAAGTTGTATGAAATGTTTCAGGACATTATGACTAAGCGTCCACTACTGGGAAAATCTCATAACTTCCTGAGAGGCTTAGAATTTCATAAGGATTATATCCATCAGAAAAAATTTATTGAATGGAAAG acacTGTGCTGGATGCTTTCCCTAACAATCTGACACCACTGCAGAAATATCTTTGCCTGATAGATGTTGGCTATTTCATCAACACCAGTGGTGCAGCCCTTTTCAAGCCAGAGAGGAATGTAGACGTCATTATCTCACTTGATTATGGTCTGGGGAATGTGTTCAAG CAATTGGAGATGACGTACAAATATTGCAAGATACAAAATATCCCATTCCCCAAAGTGGAGCTAAGtaaagaagaggaggagaaccCAAAGGAATGTTACGTGTTTTCGGATGCAGAGGACCCCAGAGCACCCATAGTAATCCATTTTCCCCTGGTGAATGACACCTTTAAGGAATTCAAGGAGCCCG
- the LOC101922643 gene encoding cytosolic phospholipase A2 beta isoform X2 yields MGSPPAQMKFCPIHMLSVRIIQAKNIKSRDLWTVPLSCQNLAGQCYSLLDTSLKYLGISGCSRHLQSTPDSSSERHHLGDLLSHRCQASQMTASDCYVRLWLPSASNGKLQTKTIKNSDNPVWNETFYFRIQREVENILELAVCDEDPLTKDDTQFTVLFNVARIRPGETLRETFALKSEKERCTKKWESLEVEFWIERIPGPPERLITNDVLVSREVCCLDVRVDINESRKYLQEGKNLVLTVPASHEGTQKSTEDTDTFYFHCVKAWEPVLKVRLQNVSDKEDENSNLSDTLTVPLKFLPVGHRVKVTLPVRHNVPLQLYLQLNDCTENLDVRFGYNLCQEEQEFLQKRKRVVASALKRVLHLERDLHGHEVPVIAVMATGGGLRAMSAMFGHLLALQKLNLLDCVTYLTGASGSTWTLADLYEHADWSQRTLEGPLKAVKEQVTKCKRNLMSVEHLKYYHKELAERAKAGHVSSFTTLWSLVQEMFLHERPRKYKLTDQRKALEHGQNPLPFYAVLNVKEEKFSTFKFREWAEFSPYEVAIPKYGASIRSEYFDSEFFMGRRVKKLPESRICYLEGLWTNIFTRNLLDGLYWSSNSNEFWERWAKDMVDIEKHSPEDDVTVIEPPSCLSGKLYEMFQDIMTKRPLLGKSHNFLRGLEFHKDYIHQKKFIEWKDTVLDAFPNNLTPLQKYLCLIDVGYFINTSGAALFKPERNVDVIISLDYGLGNVFKQLEMTYKYCKIQNIPFPKVELSKEEEENPKECYVFSDAEDPRAPIVIHFPLVNDTFKEFKEPGVKRCHSEIEEGKVNLENNCSPYYLIRLIYSSENFDKLVNLSKYNILNNKDLLLQALRSAVERRRSSRTGNLPGHSGAGYP; encoded by the exons ATGGGGAGCCCACCAGCCCAG atgAAGTTTTGCCCCATCCACATGCTTTCTGTAAGAATCATACAAGCTAAGAACATCAAGTCAAGAGACCTGT GGACAGTTCCACTTTCCTGCCAAAACCTTGCGGGGCAATGTTATTCACTGCTTGATACCAGTCTGAAGTATTTAGGCATCTCGGGCTGCAGTAGACATCTTCAGTCAACTCCAGACTCCAGCTCTGAAAGACACCACCTTGGAGATTTGCTTTCACACCGTTGCCAAGCGTCACAAA tgacCGCATCAGACTGCTACGTGCGCTTGTGGCTGCCGTCTGCTTCAAATGGAAAGCTTCAGACCAAAACCATCAAGAATTCTGACAACCCTGTCTGGAATGAGACTTTCTACTTTAGGATCCAGAGAGAAGTTGAG AACATTTTAGAGTTGGCAGTGTGTGATGAAGATCCACTCACCAAAGATGACACACAGTTCACAGTTCTTTTTAATGTTGCTAGAATCAGACCTGGAGAGACGCTCCGTGAGACATTTGCTTTGAAATCAGAG aaagagAGGTGCACTAAGAAATGGGAGAGTTTGGAAGTGGAATTCTGGATAGAAAGAAT CCCTGGCCCTCCAGAGCGTCTCATTACCAATGATGTCCTAGTG TCCCGTGAGGTTTGTTGCTTGGATGTGCGAGTGGACATTAATGAAAGCAGGAAATATTTGCAAG AGGGCAAAAACCTGGTGCTTACGGTGCCTGCATCTCATGAGGGAACGCAGAAAAGTACAGAGGACACAGATACTTTCTACTTCCATTGCGTGAAGGCTTGGGAGCCGGTTCTCAAAGTCAGGCTGCAG aaTGTTTCTGATAAGGAAGATGAAAATAGCAATTTAAGTGACACCTTAACAGTACCACTGAAATTTCTCCCTGTTGGACACAGAGTGAAAGTAACTCTCCCTGTAAGACAT AATGTGCCACTGCAGTTGTACCTCCAGCTAAATGATTG cacagaaaatctAGATGTGCGCTTCGGGTACAATCTGTGCCAAGAAGAGCAAGAATTCCtgcaaaaaaggaagagagtGGTTGCCAGTGCCCTGAAAAGGGTTCTTCATCTGGAAAGAGATCTGCATGGACACGAG GTCCCGGTAATAGCTGTTATGGCAACAGGCGGAGGCCTCAGAGCAATGTCAGCTATGTTTGGCCACCTCTTAGCTCTTCAGAAGCTAAATCTGTTGGACTGTGTTACCTATCTCACCGGGGCTTCTGGCTCAACATG gaCCCTAGCAGATCTGTATGAGCATGCTGACTGGTCACAGAGGACTCTGGAGGGGCCACTTAAGGCAGTAAAAGAACAAGTGACAAAATGCAAGCGCAACCTTATGTCTGTAGAGCATCTGAAGTACTATCACAAGGAACTCGCTGAAAGGGCAAAAGCAGGACATGTGTCATCTTTTACAACTCTGTGGTCACTTGTTCAGGAAATGTTCTTACATGAACGG CCAAGAAAGTACAAACTCACAGACCAGCGCAAGGCATTGGAGCATGGACAAAACCCATTGCCTTTCTATGCAGTCCTCAatgtgaaagaggaaaagttCAGTACTTTCAAATTTAGAG AGTGGGCAGAGTTCTCTCCTTATGAGGTAGCCATACCAAAATACGGAGCCTCCATTCGTTCAGAATATTTTGACAGTGAGTTCTTCATGGGAAGGCGAGTGAAGAAGCTGCCAGAATCTCGGATCTGCTATCTGGAAG GTCTTTGGACAAACATCTTTACTAGGAACTTGCTCGATGGCTTGTACTGGTCCTCAAATTCAAATGAATTCTGGGAACGATGGGCCAAAGATATGGTAGATATAG aaaagcattccCCTGAGGATGATGTCACTGTCATCGAGCCTCCGTCTTGTTTGTCAGGGAAGTTGTATGAAATGTTTCAGGACATTATGACTAAGCGTCCACTACTGGGAAAATCTCATAACTTCCTGAGAGGCTTAGAATTTCATAAGGATTATATCCATCAGAAAAAATTTATTGAATGGAAAG acacTGTGCTGGATGCTTTCCCTAACAATCTGACACCACTGCAGAAATATCTTTGCCTGATAGATGTTGGCTATTTCATCAACACCAGTGGTGCAGCCCTTTTCAAGCCAGAGAGGAATGTAGACGTCATTATCTCACTTGATTATGGTCTGGGGAATGTGTTCAAG CAATTGGAGATGACGTACAAATATTGCAAGATACAAAATATCCCATTCCCCAAAGTGGAGCTAAGtaaagaagaggaggagaaccCAAAGGAATGTTACGTGTTTTCGGATGCAGAGGACCCCAGAGCACCCATAGTAATCCATTTTCCCCTGGTGAATGACACCTTTAAGGAATTCAAGGAGCCCG
- the LOC101922643 gene encoding cytosolic phospholipase A2 beta isoform X1 → MNSVLSLGYSVLKKMKFCPIHMLSVRIIQAKNIKSRDLWTVPLSCQNLAGQCYSLLDTSLKYLGISGCSRHLQSTPDSSSERHHLGDLLSHRCQASQMTASDCYVRLWLPSASNGKLQTKTIKNSDNPVWNETFYFRIQREVENILELAVCDEDPLTKDDTQFTVLFNVARIRPGETLRETFALKSEKERCTKKWESLEVEFWIERIPGPPERLITNDVLVSREVCCLDVRVDINESRKYLQEGKNLVLTVPASHEGTQKSTEDTDTFYFHCVKAWEPVLKVRLQNVSDKEDENSNLSDTLTVPLKFLPVGHRVKVTLPVRHNVPLQLYLQLNDCTENLDVRFGYNLCQEEQEFLQKRKRVVASALKRVLHLERDLHGHEVPVIAVMATGGGLRAMSAMFGHLLALQKLNLLDCVTYLTGASGSTWTLADLYEHADWSQRTLEGPLKAVKEQVTKCKRNLMSVEHLKYYHKELAERAKAGHVSSFTTLWSLVQEMFLHERPRKYKLTDQRKALEHGQNPLPFYAVLNVKEEKFSTFKFREWAEFSPYEVAIPKYGASIRSEYFDSEFFMGRRVKKLPESRICYLEGLWTNIFTRNLLDGLYWSSNSNEFWERWAKDMVDIEKHSPEDDVTVIEPPSCLSGKLYEMFQDIMTKRPLLGKSHNFLRGLEFHKDYIHQKKFIEWKDTVLDAFPNNLTPLQKYLCLIDVGYFINTSGAALFKPERNVDVIISLDYGLGNVFKQLEMTYKYCKIQNIPFPKVELSKEEEENPKECYVFSDAEDPRAPIVIHFPLVNDTFKEFKEPGVKRCHSEIEEGKVNLENNCSPYYLIRLIYSSENFDKLVNLSKYNILNNKDLLLQALRSAVERRRSSRTGNLPGHSGAGYP, encoded by the exons ATGAACTCTGTTCTCTCACTTGGATACAGCGTATTAAAAAAG atgAAGTTTTGCCCCATCCACATGCTTTCTGTAAGAATCATACAAGCTAAGAACATCAAGTCAAGAGACCTGT GGACAGTTCCACTTTCCTGCCAAAACCTTGCGGGGCAATGTTATTCACTGCTTGATACCAGTCTGAAGTATTTAGGCATCTCGGGCTGCAGTAGACATCTTCAGTCAACTCCAGACTCCAGCTCTGAAAGACACCACCTTGGAGATTTGCTTTCACACCGTTGCCAAGCGTCACAAA tgacCGCATCAGACTGCTACGTGCGCTTGTGGCTGCCGTCTGCTTCAAATGGAAAGCTTCAGACCAAAACCATCAAGAATTCTGACAACCCTGTCTGGAATGAGACTTTCTACTTTAGGATCCAGAGAGAAGTTGAG AACATTTTAGAGTTGGCAGTGTGTGATGAAGATCCACTCACCAAAGATGACACACAGTTCACAGTTCTTTTTAATGTTGCTAGAATCAGACCTGGAGAGACGCTCCGTGAGACATTTGCTTTGAAATCAGAG aaagagAGGTGCACTAAGAAATGGGAGAGTTTGGAAGTGGAATTCTGGATAGAAAGAAT CCCTGGCCCTCCAGAGCGTCTCATTACCAATGATGTCCTAGTG TCCCGTGAGGTTTGTTGCTTGGATGTGCGAGTGGACATTAATGAAAGCAGGAAATATTTGCAAG AGGGCAAAAACCTGGTGCTTACGGTGCCTGCATCTCATGAGGGAACGCAGAAAAGTACAGAGGACACAGATACTTTCTACTTCCATTGCGTGAAGGCTTGGGAGCCGGTTCTCAAAGTCAGGCTGCAG aaTGTTTCTGATAAGGAAGATGAAAATAGCAATTTAAGTGACACCTTAACAGTACCACTGAAATTTCTCCCTGTTGGACACAGAGTGAAAGTAACTCTCCCTGTAAGACAT AATGTGCCACTGCAGTTGTACCTCCAGCTAAATGATTG cacagaaaatctAGATGTGCGCTTCGGGTACAATCTGTGCCAAGAAGAGCAAGAATTCCtgcaaaaaaggaagagagtGGTTGCCAGTGCCCTGAAAAGGGTTCTTCATCTGGAAAGAGATCTGCATGGACACGAG GTCCCGGTAATAGCTGTTATGGCAACAGGCGGAGGCCTCAGAGCAATGTCAGCTATGTTTGGCCACCTCTTAGCTCTTCAGAAGCTAAATCTGTTGGACTGTGTTACCTATCTCACCGGGGCTTCTGGCTCAACATG gaCCCTAGCAGATCTGTATGAGCATGCTGACTGGTCACAGAGGACTCTGGAGGGGCCACTTAAGGCAGTAAAAGAACAAGTGACAAAATGCAAGCGCAACCTTATGTCTGTAGAGCATCTGAAGTACTATCACAAGGAACTCGCTGAAAGGGCAAAAGCAGGACATGTGTCATCTTTTACAACTCTGTGGTCACTTGTTCAGGAAATGTTCTTACATGAACGG CCAAGAAAGTACAAACTCACAGACCAGCGCAAGGCATTGGAGCATGGACAAAACCCATTGCCTTTCTATGCAGTCCTCAatgtgaaagaggaaaagttCAGTACTTTCAAATTTAGAG AGTGGGCAGAGTTCTCTCCTTATGAGGTAGCCATACCAAAATACGGAGCCTCCATTCGTTCAGAATATTTTGACAGTGAGTTCTTCATGGGAAGGCGAGTGAAGAAGCTGCCAGAATCTCGGATCTGCTATCTGGAAG GTCTTTGGACAAACATCTTTACTAGGAACTTGCTCGATGGCTTGTACTGGTCCTCAAATTCAAATGAATTCTGGGAACGATGGGCCAAAGATATGGTAGATATAG aaaagcattccCCTGAGGATGATGTCACTGTCATCGAGCCTCCGTCTTGTTTGTCAGGGAAGTTGTATGAAATGTTTCAGGACATTATGACTAAGCGTCCACTACTGGGAAAATCTCATAACTTCCTGAGAGGCTTAGAATTTCATAAGGATTATATCCATCAGAAAAAATTTATTGAATGGAAAG acacTGTGCTGGATGCTTTCCCTAACAATCTGACACCACTGCAGAAATATCTTTGCCTGATAGATGTTGGCTATTTCATCAACACCAGTGGTGCAGCCCTTTTCAAGCCAGAGAGGAATGTAGACGTCATTATCTCACTTGATTATGGTCTGGGGAATGTGTTCAAG CAATTGGAGATGACGTACAAATATTGCAAGATACAAAATATCCCATTCCCCAAAGTGGAGCTAAGtaaagaagaggaggagaaccCAAAGGAATGTTACGTGTTTTCGGATGCAGAGGACCCCAGAGCACCCATAGTAATCCATTTTCCCCTGGTGAATGACACCTTTAAGGAATTCAAGGAGCCCG